In the candidate division KSB1 bacterium genome, GATTTGGAGTCCTATCTAAAAGGAGTTGTTTTGCGGGAAATGGGCTCGCTGGGAAAGTTAGAATTTGAGGCTTTAAAAGCCCAGGCAATTGCTGCAAGAACTTATGGGTTGGCAAAAATAAATAATCGAAAAGAGAACAACAAATCATATGATGTTCGGGCAGATGTAACAGACCAGGTTTATTCCGGGATTGTTAGAAATTCTAACAAGTGGATCAACTTAGCAGTGACTGGAACGAAAGGCGAAGTTATCGTTTTTGAAAATGAATTAATTGATTGTTATTATCATTCTACATGTGGGGGACGAACGGAATCCGGGGAAAACATATTTGCTTTACCGAACACTCCTTATTTAAAAGGAGTGGCCGATAATTTCGGTGATGGAGATTTTTGTTCTGAGTCACCCAATTACAGGTGGACTGAATTTTTTTTATTATCCGACATATTTGCATCACTAAAATCAACCATTCCGGCAGGAAGAAATCCTAAATTTTCAGATGAACTAAAAACAGTTGAAATTTCAAATAGATTCCCATCCGGTCGAGTTAAAGCTTTAACTGTATTTTTTGCCGGAGAACAACCTTCGCTAAATATAAGTTCTAATTCAATACGAAATGTATTGCGAACGAAAAATAACCTGGTTCTTCGTAGTAATCTTTTTAAAATAAAAAAAGCCAGAAATGGAGAATCAAAAAAAGAAATTACACTCATTGGAGCTGGAAATGGTCATGGAGTTGGTATGTGCCAATGGGGCGCGATTGGCATGGCCAAAACCGGTTATATTTACGATCAAATTTTAAGACATTATTATCGCGGTACTGAAATAAATAAAGTATATTAAGATGTTGATCAGGATAATCTTTTTCTTTTCAACCGGTTTTATTTTGATTGGATGTGCATCTGCTCCCCGTTATTCAAACTCAAAAGCAACCGATGAAAAGCAATTTGAAAATGAATTGAAGTACTCAATGAAAATTTTCAATGAACCGATTGATATTCTACAGGATGAATTTTCTAACTCGGATTCAATGAGCGGATATTCTCCTGATGTTGCCCGCAGTGGAGGGAAAAACAAATCAAATTCATTTCCAAATTTGGAAAATGGGTTTGGCGTTCAAATAGCTTCTTTTAGTAGTAAAAAAAATGCTGATAATTATTTGTCTGATTTGAAAAAAGAACGATTAAATGTAACACTCAATGTTCGGTTTTATGATGGCTATTGGCGGGTTTTTGCAGGCTTGTACAAAACGCGAAATGAAGCGGAAAAATCAAAGATCAGAATTCATTCTTATGGATATTTATCTGCTTGGATAATTATATTTTAGGTTGGAACGGTTGCAGCAACAAAAATCAAAAACAATATTTTTTATATTCCTGTTTTGCAGTTGTGTTTTTTTCTGCTCTTGTTTAAATCCGTTTGCGCCGGAACTAAAAGAGCAATCTCAACCGACGGATTTAATCATAACGAACCAGGAAACCCCGGATGATGTGCTCACAAATTTTCGTTATGCCTATATTTTTAAAGATTCGTTAATTTATAGTGAATTGTTGGACAGTTCTTTTATATTTTATTACTTCGATCCCAATATCGGAACTACAGGTCAATTCGTTTCCTGGGGTCGTGATTTGGATCTAAAAACAACCGGAAAACTTTACCGTAGCTTTAATGTTATTGATTTGGTTTGGAACACAACCATATATGAATCGGTTCAAGAATCTACTGCTGAAATCACAAAAACGTTTAATTTAACTTTATTTTCTAATGATGAAGGTTTGCGAATAAATGGGACAGCTGTTTTTAGCTTTAGGAAAAATCTTTCGTCCGGCATTTGGAGAATTAACAGATGGAAGGATGAATCCAATTTATAGTCAGGAGTAACAATCATGAAGAAAGTTTCCATCCTAGTTGCTATTATATTCATTACAACATCAACTGGTTTTACCCAGTTTGGCAAGAATAAAGTTCAATATACAAATTTCAATTGGCAGTATATTCAATCCAAACATTTTAATATATATTTTTATGAAGGTGGTGAAAGTATTGCGAAATTTACTGCCGATGTTTCCGAATCCAGCTACATTTCATTGCAATCGGATTTAGGATATGAGTTGGCGGACAGAGTCACGCTAATCATTTACCGGGGGCACAATGATTTTGAACAATCGAATGTCTCTTTTGGAGTTCCTGAAGAATCCGTAGGTGGTTTCACTGAATTTTTCAAAAACAGAATCGTATTGCCCTTTGAAGGTGATTATTCAAAATTTCGTCACGTTATCCATCATGAATTAGCACATGCTGTTATGCTGCAAATGTTATATGGGGCTGGAATGCAATCTATTATTAACGGGATGATGCGTTTTCAACTACCCCTTTGGATGATCGAAGGATTTGCCGAATATGCCAGTACTCGTTGGAATACCGAAAGCGATATGTTTATGCGAGATGCGGCAATTTCAGGATACCTGCCTCCACTCTCCGGATTTGGAGGATTTCTGAATTACAAAGCAGGCCAGTATGTTTTTTATTATTTGGCTGAAAAATATGGACCGGAAAAAATCAGCGAGATAATGGGAAAAATCAAAGTTTCAAAAAGCGTAGAGAGGGGGTTAAAAAGATCCATCGGAATTGGTATGGAAGAATTGAACAAGAGATTTCAAAAGTATGTTAAAACAGAATATTGGCCTGATATCGCGAATCGCCAGGAACCGGAAGAATTTGCCAAAAAAATGACAGATCATGCTAAAACCAATAATTTTGTAAATAATGCCCCGACCTTGTCTCCCCGGGGGGATAAGATCGCTTTTCTATCGGATAGGGATGATTATTTTGATATTTTTTTGATGAGTGCAATCGATGGCAAAATGATTTCTAAAGTGGTTCAGGGCCAAAGAACAGTAGATCTGGAAGAATTAAATTGGTTAAATCCCGGAATCACATGGTCACCGGATTCTAAGAAAATGGCTTTTGTCGCAAAAAAAGGCGAGTTCGATGTTTTACATATCGTAGATGTTAAAAAGAAGAAAATTGTGACTACTTATGATTTTGAATTTGATGAATTGTTTTCTCCAACCTGGTCTCCACAAGGAGACGAAATAGCGTTTACCGCTTCTAAAAATGGGGCAACCGATATTTATATTTTTAATATTACTACAAATCGTTATAGAAATATAACGAAAGATGCCTTTAGCGACCTCAGGCCTCAATGGTCCCCAGATGGGGAACGGATTGCTTTTGTCAGCGATCGTGGTCCTTTTACAGACCCGAAAGACAGGATAAATGTAGATTTTCAAACATTCAATTATAACAACCATGATATTTATTACCTGGATGTCAAAAGCAAGGAAATCCACAGGGTAACCCAAACTGAATATTTGGAAAAGGATCCAACCTGGTCTCCCGATAGTAAAGCCCTGGTTTATTCTTGTGATGAAAACGGTGTATTCAATTTATTTTATCACAATTTAGAAACCGGCGAAAGGTATCCAATAACAAATATCCTCACCGGTGCGGTCCAGCCCCATTGGGTGAAGAACAACCTGGTTTTTACTTCATTTTATCAAGGCGGATATGATATTTATATGATTAAGAATCCTGGTGGTATTAAACCTGACGAGATTGTTTTAGAGGACACCAGGTTTCTTCAAAAATTGAAGAACGGAGAAATTACCACTATTTTCGAGAATTATCGGAAACTGGATGAAGAGGAATTGACGGCCAATAATTTATCGAATGAAAGTTACCGGAATTTTGTTTTCGACAAAAGCTTTCAGCAAGGAAATATAATTCCGCAAAAGGCCAAACTGGCAGAAATATTTCCTGAAGACTCCACGGCCTTTAAATCTGTTTCCGGCGAATATTTAGTCAATGATTACAAAATAACATTCTCACCTGACATCGTTTATGGGAATGCTGGATATAGTCAATTTTTTGGGGTTCAGGGGAATGCCATTTTTTCTATGTCAGATGTATTGGGAAACCATCGATTAGATCTTTACACGAATTTATTCTATGATTTACGAAATAGTGATTACCAGTTGGGTTATTATTATTTGCCACGACGAACAGATATTGGGGTGGGTGCTTTTCATTATACATATTTTTTTCAAACCAGTGGTTTCCGTATTGTTCGGGATCGCAATTTTGGATTCAATCTTTATTTCTCCCGACCCTTCGACCGCTATCGTAGAATTGACTTAAATATACTTTATCTTGGCGTAAATCGAACGGACATATCTTTAGGTTTGGATCTCAATAAACGGAGGGTAATGGTTTACGGTTTATCCTATGTAAAAGATACGGCACTTTGGGGATATACGGGTCCAACTAATGGTCAACGATCAAGGATATCTTTCCAATACAGCCCCAGTATTGGGGCAAACAGCCTCGATTTTCGCACGATTTCTTTTGATTATCGCAAATATTTCAAAATGGGTGAAGAATCTAATTTTGTTGCCCGTTTTTCAGGTGGCGCCTCTTTTGGAGACAATGCGCAACATTTCTTCTTAGGAGGAATGGATAACTGGATTAACCGTAGTTTTAAGAATGGTACGTTGCGAGTGGATGATTTGGATGATATTTATTTTTCATCATTTGAATTGCCGTTACGGGGATCAAAATATTATGAACAAGTTGGCACGCGTTTTTTCCTGACCAATTTCGAAATCCGGTTCCCGTTTGTGCGATACTTTATTTTGGGTGTCCCGCCATTGTTTTTCTCAAACATCCGCGGAACTCTTTTTTATGATATGGGCGCCGCGTGGACTAATAATAATTTTCGATTCTTTGCCAAGGATGATGGTAGTAGCTTACTTCCAAAACTGGGATCACCCATTGCAGGTTTTGGGATGGGTATGAGAGTAAATTTGGGATTTTTCTTACTGCGTTACGATTTAGCCTGGAAAACAAACTTTAGTGAAACCAGCGATAAGCCAACTTCCTATTGGTCTTTAGGAGCGGAATTCTAAATAACCGGATTGATGAAATTACCCAATTCTGAATGTCTTCTAAACAACTAGCTCAAGATCGCCCTGGTTTATTTGAAGAAATTGCATTTGAGCATATTGATTCTTTATATAGTACCGCGCTACGTTTAACGCAAAGTAAACAAGATTCCGAAGATCTTGTTCAAGACACTTACCTGAAAGCCTTCCAATTTTTTTCCAGGTTTGAACCGGGTACTAACTTTAAGGCCTGGATTTTTAAGATCTTGATGAATACTTTTATTAATCGCTATCACAAAAAATTGCGTACGCCTAAGTCTGTTCAATTCGAAAAAGTCGAATTTTCTATCGAAGCAGAACCTGAAGCGGAAGAATTACAGGAATTCCTTAAGAATAAAGATAATTATAAAAATATATTTAACGACGAGGTGGTTTCAGCGGTTGAACAAATGCCGTCCAATTATAGAATTGCGGTATTGTTATGTGATCTGGAAAGCTTTTCTTACAAAGAAATTAGCATTATGCTCGATATTCCAATTGGAACAGTCATGTCCAGGATATCGCGTGGGCGACAGTTTTTACAAAAGGCTCTTCTGGATTATGCAAAGAAAGAGGGGTTTCTTAGAGAAAAACAAAGTGAGCGAATGGAAAAAATAAAACAATAAATAGGAATTTTTTCCCGGTTTTTTAAGTTAATCATAAACAGAAAATGGACGAAAGAATTATAAACAAAATGGATTAATCCTGTTACTGATATTTTATAATGAACTGTAAAGAAATTAAATCACATATTTCATCTTTTATCGATGGACAATTGGAGCATGATCTGGAGCATCAGACTCAAGCTCATCTTTCTGAATGTGAGTTGTGCAGATTAGCTTTTGAATCCGATAGTGAAATGAAATTTTTGTTTCAAGAGTCCGTTTATGCTCATGAAGCACCGAGTAAACTCAAAAGAAAAATTCGAAAGGCAATTTCAAAAGACAGTCGAAAAGAGACTTTTCTCTTCGGATTTTTCAACCAGCCGAGATTAACAGTGGCAGCGGTTCTAACGGTAATGGTATCAGCGTTTCTTGGAATTCAAGGCTATAAAATGATGACACCCGTTAACCATTTTGACGTTTCGTATGTTGAAAACTTGAGTGGACATATCGAATGTATCGGATGTTATTATACTCAATATCAAAATGCTGAAAATTTCTGCGCGAAACACGGTCATTCACCGGCAATCATGGCGGAAAACAAAGAAGTATATTCTTTTATACCCAACGAAAAAAGCGCTGAACTAAAAGAAGAATTCGTTGATTCGGTAATTAGGGTGAGCGGCTGGGTTTATTATCAATCGAATTTTATTGAGATTGAAAGCTACGAGATTGTCGAATCAGATGTGGCTTCTATTTATCCTTCAAAATTTGTTCAAAATTAAGAAGATTATGTTTTATCGATCTACACTTCTGGTTCTATTGGTTTGCTTCTTTCCAGTATTTCTCATGGCTCAAGTGAATCAAAATAAGCCTAAAACAGACAATAGTCTTATGGATGTGGAAGGGAAGTTGGTTTGTATCATTGAAGAGATGGCTAAATTGCGTGATGTAAAACCAACCTGTCCGGAATACGGACATATTATTGGCATCCGGGTTTCGGATGGAACGATTTGGTCTTTTTATCCGAATCCATATCAAAAAGAATTGCATGAAAAAAATCTAATCGGGAAAAAAATCAAAATAACCGGAAGGCTCTTTTACGATGGGAAAATCATTGAGATTGTAAAATATCAATTTATCGAGTTTAAAATGAATAAATCTTGATTTTGGGGGCTAATATCATTTCCCTTTTGACAGGATTAACAAGATATACTGGATTTTTTTCCAGATAATCCTGTTTATCCTGTCTAAAAATGAACTATGAACAGATCAAATTAACTGCAGAACAATGAATCGAAAAATTATTTACATATTCGTTTTTACTTTGTCGCTGTCGCTGAGCGCTTCATCTTTAAGTAACGCTTTTCAGCCTCAAACCTTAACGGTTAGAGCGGTAAGTTCATCCGACCGTATTCCAGCGGGGGGCGAATTTCAGATTGCGGTAATCGTCGATATTGAAGCGGGTTTTCATATCAATTCGAATAAACCATTAGAAGAAGCATACAAAGCAACCCTGGTCTCTTATCAACTTACCGATGGTGTGTCATTTGGGAAAGTCTATTATCCCGAAGGTGAAATTAAAAAATTCGAATTTGCAATTTCAGATTTATCCATTTATGAACATCAAATTACTATTATTACGGAAGTAGAACTTTCCGATCAGTTAAATCCCGGCAAAATAACACTCGAGGGTTATCTTGATTATCAAGCCTGTAACGACAAGATATGTTATCTTCCCGCCCGGGAGGAATTTGAAATTTCAATAGAACTTGTCGGTAAAAATGAAATAGCTTCCGCTGTTAACCAGGAATATTTTACGGATTATGCCTCTCTAAAAGAATTTGGGAAAAATCAGAGAAATGAGCTGTTTTTAACAAGGCAGGAAAGACAAGCTAAAAAAGTATTGGAAAAAGGCTTCTTTTATGCTATGGCTGCTTTTTTTTTATTTGGATTAGCGCTTAATTTAACACCCTGCGTTTACCCGGTAATTCCGATAACCGTTAGTTATTTCAGCGCCCAGTCAAATAAGAATAAAAGAGACTCAATTTCCAAGTCCGTCCTGTACGTGGTTGGCATAGCCATTGTTTTTGCGGTGCTCGGTTTATTGTCCGGGCTTGCAGGAAAGCAGTGGGGATTTCTTTTCCAAAATCCCTGGTTTGTGATTGTTGTTACGGTTATTATTTTGGCCATGGCTGCCAGCATGTTTGGCGCTTTTGAAATAAAGGTTCCGGCTTCATTATTAAATAAGTTTGGCCATTCACAAGAAGGCCCGGTTGGCGCTTTTCTAATGGGCCTAACCGTCGGTGTCGTAATAGCTCCTTGTGCAGCCGGGGTAATTATCGGACTTGTGGGATTGGTCGCAAAGCTGGGCATTGTAGCAGAAGGAACCTTGTTGTTTTTTATTATGGGCTTGGGCCTGGGCTTGCCTTATTTGATTTTGGCAAATTTTTCGGTTTTACTCAAAAAAATGCCGAAGTCCGGAATGTGGATGGTATGGATCAAGAAAATATTCGGCATCATGCTGGTTGGAGTCGCGTTATACTTTTTCCTTCCCCAGGCAAAACATATCCCGGATCTGCAGGGATATTTTTTCGGATTACTTATAATTTTCGGCGGAGTATTGCTCGGATTTCTGGATTCGCCCCAGGATTATACCAAAGGATTCAAGAGAATTAAATGGCTCATCGGAACAGCCGCTATTCTTTTTGGCGTTTATGTTACTGGCAATTCCATTCAAGAAAAGGCACAAGACATCGACTGGCATTTTTATAGTAATGAGGATTTAAATACTTTACTCGTTGAAGGCAAACCGCTTTTCTTCGATTTTTATGCGGATTGGTGTGCCCCATGTAAAGAAATGGATCAAAAGACATTTACCGTTCAAGATGTTATTGATTTAACACCAAAATTTACGATGGTAAAAGTGGATTGTACCGCACCTAATAGTACAGTTCGAGATTTCATGGAGGGACTGCAAGTAACCGGAATGCCGACTTTAATATTTATGGATAACCGGGGTAACGAATTAAAAGAATTAAGAGAAGTTGGCTTTATTGAAGCAGAAATCTTTATCGGCTCCATGGATAAGGTTTTGTCTGTAAGCAGCGCTACAAATTAATGGGTGACCCTTATGAAAAACCCTAAACGTTTCATTCTAATTTTCTTTCTGTTGATTTGTTTTCATCAGGATGTTTGTTTCTCCGGTGATGTCAAAATGCCGCCGTTCACTTTGATCGATGTAGACGGCAATAAAGTATCCTCCTCGGATTTTGCAGGCCAGGTCATCTTATTAAATTTTTGGGCGACCTGGTGTGGCCCTTGTAAAGTAGAGATACCTGACCTGGTAAAATTGCACGAGACCTATAAGGATAAGTCGTTTCAAGTGGTTTCAATCGCTTTGGATTCCGGCAGCTCGCAGAGAATAAAAAAGTTTGCCAAAAAGTGGAAGATGAGTTATCCGATCCTTATAGGCGGTTATGATGTGGCAAAAGCCTTCGGCGGCATAAGAGGCATTCCCACTACTTTTATTATTGATAGTCATGGTTATGTAAAAAATGTGTTTGTAGGGCCCAGGTCTTACAAACTATTTGAAAGAGAAATCGTCCCGTTATTGCCCAAAAAGAAAAGGATAGCAAAGAAGAAGTGAATACCTGATTTATTGCAATTTCCAACTTGCAAGGGGTTGATTGTAAACAATCTTAGCCACGGATTTTCACAGATTTAAAACCGATTAAAAATTATTAATCCATTGGGGTAATCTTTTAGTAAAGATGGGTTGTAATTGGATTGTCAATTCTGACATATTAACTATTTTAAAAGCTATGGGTAATGTTGGAAATTTGTATCTGCAATGGGCATATGGATACTTAAATATGTCATTCCCGCATTTTTATCCATTAAAATCATGTGAGCACAAGTTTTAGCAGGACTTCATTCTGCGCTTGATAAAGTAACAAGATCCCCGATTAAGCTTGTGCCCGTACGTTTTTAACGGACAG is a window encoding:
- a CDS encoding zf-HC2 domain-containing protein; this encodes MNCKEIKSHISSFIDGQLEHDLEHQTQAHLSECELCRLAFESDSEMKFLFQESVYAHEAPSKLKRKIRKAISKDSRKETFLFGFFNQPRLTVAAVLTVMVSAFLGIQGYKMMTPVNHFDVSYVENLSGHIECIGCYYTQYQNAENFCAKHGHSPAIMAENKEVYSFIPNEKSAELKEEFVDSVIRVSGWVYYQSNFIEIESYEIVESDVASIYPSKFVQN
- a CDS encoding sigma-70 family RNA polymerase sigma factor translates to MSSKQLAQDRPGLFEEIAFEHIDSLYSTALRLTQSKQDSEDLVQDTYLKAFQFFSRFEPGTNFKAWIFKILMNTFINRYHKKLRTPKSVQFEKVEFSIEAEPEAEELQEFLKNKDNYKNIFNDEVVSAVEQMPSNYRIAVLLCDLESFSYKEISIMLDIPIGTVMSRISRGRQFLQKALLDYAKKEGFLREKQSERMEKIKQ
- a CDS encoding SPOR domain-containing protein; the protein is MKIFNEPIDILQDEFSNSDSMSGYSPDVARSGGKNKSNSFPNLENGFGVQIASFSSKKNADNYLSDLKKERLNVTLNVRFYDGYWRVFAGLYKTRNEAEKSKIRIHSYGYLSAWIIIF
- a CDS encoding thioredoxin fold domain-containing protein is translated as MNRKIIYIFVFTLSLSLSASSLSNAFQPQTLTVRAVSSSDRIPAGGEFQIAVIVDIEAGFHINSNKPLEEAYKATLVSYQLTDGVSFGKVYYPEGEIKKFEFAISDLSIYEHQITIITEVELSDQLNPGKITLEGYLDYQACNDKICYLPAREEFEISIELVGKNEIASAVNQEYFTDYASLKEFGKNQRNELFLTRQERQAKKVLEKGFFYAMAAFFLFGLALNLTPCVYPVIPITVSYFSAQSNKNKRDSISKSVLYVVGIAIVFAVLGLLSGLAGKQWGFLFQNPWFVIVVTVIILAMAASMFGAFEIKVPASLLNKFGHSQEGPVGAFLMGLTVGVVIAPCAAGVIIGLVGLVAKLGIVAEGTLLFFIMGLGLGLPYLILANFSVLLKKMPKSGMWMVWIKKIFGIMLVGVALYFFLPQAKHIPDLQGYFFGLLIIFGGVLLGFLDSPQDYTKGFKRIKWLIGTAAILFGVYVTGNSIQEKAQDIDWHFYSNEDLNTLLVEGKPLFFDFYADWCAPCKEMDQKTFTVQDVIDLTPKFTMVKVDCTAPNSTVRDFMEGLQVTGMPTLIFMDNRGNELKELREVGFIEAEIFIGSMDKVLSVSSATN
- a CDS encoding TlpA family protein disulfide reductase, with the translated sequence MKNPKRFILIFFLLICFHQDVCFSGDVKMPPFTLIDVDGNKVSSSDFAGQVILLNFWATWCGPCKVEIPDLVKLHETYKDKSFQVVSIALDSGSSQRIKKFAKKWKMSYPILIGGYDVAKAFGGIRGIPTTFIIDSHGYVKNVFVGPRSYKLFEREIVPLLPKKKRIAKKK
- a CDS encoding PD40 domain-containing protein, producing MKKVSILVAIIFITTSTGFTQFGKNKVQYTNFNWQYIQSKHFNIYFYEGGESIAKFTADVSESSYISLQSDLGYELADRVTLIIYRGHNDFEQSNVSFGVPEESVGGFTEFFKNRIVLPFEGDYSKFRHVIHHELAHAVMLQMLYGAGMQSIINGMMRFQLPLWMIEGFAEYASTRWNTESDMFMRDAAISGYLPPLSGFGGFLNYKAGQYVFYYLAEKYGPEKISEIMGKIKVSKSVERGLKRSIGIGMEELNKRFQKYVKTEYWPDIANRQEPEEFAKKMTDHAKTNNFVNNAPTLSPRGDKIAFLSDRDDYFDIFLMSAIDGKMISKVVQGQRTVDLEELNWLNPGITWSPDSKKMAFVAKKGEFDVLHIVDVKKKKIVTTYDFEFDELFSPTWSPQGDEIAFTASKNGATDIYIFNITTNRYRNITKDAFSDLRPQWSPDGERIAFVSDRGPFTDPKDRINVDFQTFNYNNHDIYYLDVKSKEIHRVTQTEYLEKDPTWSPDSKALVYSCDENGVFNLFYHNLETGERYPITNILTGAVQPHWVKNNLVFTSFYQGGYDIYMIKNPGGIKPDEIVLEDTRFLQKLKNGEITTIFENYRKLDEEELTANNLSNESYRNFVFDKSFQQGNIIPQKAKLAEIFPEDSTAFKSVSGEYLVNDYKITFSPDIVYGNAGYSQFFGVQGNAIFSMSDVLGNHRLDLYTNLFYDLRNSDYQLGYYYLPRRTDIGVGAFHYTYFFQTSGFRIVRDRNFGFNLYFSRPFDRYRRIDLNILYLGVNRTDISLGLDLNKRRVMVYGLSYVKDTALWGYTGPTNGQRSRISFQYSPSIGANSLDFRTISFDYRKYFKMGEESNFVARFSGGASFGDNAQHFFLGGMDNWINRSFKNGTLRVDDLDDIYFSSFELPLRGSKYYEQVGTRFFLTNFEIRFPFVRYFILGVPPLFFSNIRGTLFYDMGAAWTNNNFRFFAKDDGSSLLPKLGSPIAGFGMGMRVNLGFFLLRYDLAWKTNFSETSDKPTSYWSLGAEF
- a CDS encoding SpoIID/LytB domain-containing protein; the protein is MKKLQFGLIKSTNLVSINLIRYFQIVIGFGLILFQIHCAGLTPKPNGTNIPTIDVLLGEQKNVQLSFLGKFQIKSDYRGEFDFPRNKPINFQVANTETNGDSYFDGETFFVSNKIVFQAVNSNQYFKYSNNLYPGSIQLSVTGNNISIINKVDLESYLKGVVLREMGSLGKLEFEALKAQAIAARTYGLAKINNRKENNKSYDVRADVTDQVYSGIVRNSNKWINLAVTGTKGEVIVFENELIDCYYHSTCGGRTESGENIFALPNTPYLKGVADNFGDGDFCSESPNYRWTEFFLLSDIFASLKSTIPAGRNPKFSDELKTVEISNRFPSGRVKALTVFFAGEQPSLNISSNSIRNVLRTKNNLVLRSNLFKIKKARNGESKKEITLIGAGNGHGVGMCQWGAIGMAKTGYIYDQILRHYYRGTEINKVY